A genome region from Bradyrhizobium sp. WSM1417 includes the following:
- a CDS encoding EAL domain-containing protein — protein MNDEIVELAERRPKTFGRRKVKPRACVADGKRHLRAFLAEVLEDLGFVTTECASAEELQSVLTSELPDLILLGIAADGIEPGTFLETLVREAFDGRVLTVGARESIIVRAVQQVGEEYGLKMLPPLTTPFAAETLRDRVAMLLPEEPAPSPAVHVGEALHAGWLELWYQPKIDARTLIRNGAEALVRMRHPTWGVVPPAYFIPEEHDPNLRDLSEFVIERAMQDWHYLLEQQSPVDLAINLPASYLKEPQAVRDLCRRMPTHPAFGGLTIEIDSEEAIRDLDLLVEVARELRLHNIGLSVDNLGANWPSLMDLGKIPFIKLKADRHFVTGSGTDRLKRTVCRHIVELSHGYGVRAVAEGVESRADLVAANELGFDLVQGFLFGKPMPLKKFARSTLTRTVMG, from the coding sequence ATGAACGACGAAATTGTAGAACTCGCCGAACGAAGGCCGAAGACCTTCGGACGGCGAAAGGTGAAGCCGCGCGCATGCGTCGCCGACGGCAAGCGCCATCTTCGCGCGTTTCTCGCGGAAGTGCTGGAGGATCTCGGCTTCGTCACCACCGAATGCGCCAGCGCCGAGGAGCTGCAGAGCGTGCTGACGAGCGAATTGCCCGACCTGATCCTGCTCGGCATCGCCGCCGACGGCATCGAGCCCGGCACATTTCTGGAGACGCTGGTGCGCGAGGCCTTCGACGGCAGGGTTCTGACTGTGGGCGCCCGCGAGTCGATCATCGTCAGGGCGGTGCAGCAGGTCGGCGAGGAATACGGCCTCAAGATGCTGCCGCCGCTGACCACGCCCTTTGCCGCGGAGACACTGCGCGACCGCGTCGCCATGCTGTTGCCCGAGGAGCCGGCGCCGAGCCCGGCCGTGCATGTCGGCGAGGCCCTCCACGCCGGCTGGCTCGAGCTCTGGTACCAGCCCAAGATCGACGCGCGCACGCTGATCCGCAACGGCGCCGAGGCGCTGGTGCGGATGCGGCATCCGACCTGGGGCGTAGTGCCGCCGGCCTATTTCATCCCCGAAGAGCACGACCCGAATCTGCGCGACCTCTCCGAATTCGTGATCGAGCGCGCCATGCAGGATTGGCACTATCTGCTGGAGCAGCAGAGCCCGGTCGACCTCGCGATCAATTTGCCGGCGTCATATCTGAAGGAGCCGCAGGCCGTGCGCGACCTCTGCCGCCGCATGCCGACGCATCCGGCGTTCGGCGGGCTGACGATCGAGATCGACAGCGAGGAGGCGATCCGCGACCTCGATCTCCTGGTCGAGGTCGCCCGCGAACTGCGTCTGCACAATATCGGCCTCTCGGTCGACAATCTCGGCGCCAACTGGCCGTCGCTGATGGACTTGGGCAAAATTCCCTTCATCAAGCTGAAGGCCGACCGGCACTTCGTCACCGGCAGCGGCACCGATCGCCTCAAGCGCACGGTGTGCCGCCACATCGTCGAGCTTTCGCATGGCTATGGCGTGCGCGCCGTCGCCGAGGGCGTCGAGAGCCGCGCCGACCTGGTCGCCGCGAACGAGCTCGGCTTCGACCTCGTGCAGGGTTTTCTGTTCGGCAAGCCGATGCCGCTGAAGAAGTTTGCGCGGAGCACGCTGACGCGGACGGTGATGGGGTGA
- a CDS encoding helix-turn-helix transcriptional regulator, whose protein sequence is MGSQNDTATDSRPSEWYESNAAPTEELDVVRLNAARAKAADEMAAAIARELNGPLTALLLYMGEIKHHSDQLAPVTGDRAYLQRVVENALVQTERVCGLVKQLAGSTTGGLPIASRAEDAQSKLARAPQPQRLPSAEMLGLSGQKRLTKREREVLRLISEGYSNKQGALRMQISPRTFESHRAEAMRKLGARNTADLVRAALLHSID, encoded by the coding sequence ATGGGGTCACAGAATGACACGGCCACTGATTCGCGGCCGTCGGAATGGTACGAAAGCAACGCCGCTCCGACTGAAGAGCTCGATGTCGTCCGTCTGAACGCCGCCCGCGCCAAGGCCGCCGACGAAATGGCCGCCGCCATCGCCCGCGAGCTCAATGGTCCCCTCACGGCGCTGCTGCTTTACATGGGCGAGATCAAGCATCACAGCGATCAGCTGGCGCCGGTGACGGGCGACCGTGCCTATTTGCAGCGGGTCGTGGAGAATGCGCTGGTGCAGACCGAGCGGGTTTGTGGCCTCGTCAAACAGCTTGCCGGTTCTACCACGGGTGGCCTGCCGATCGCGTCCAGGGCCGAGGACGCGCAATCGAAGCTCGCGCGCGCACCACAGCCGCAGCGCCTGCCGAGCGCCGAAATGCTCGGCCTGTCAGGCCAGAAGCGGCTGACCAAGCGCGAGCGCGAGGTGCTGAGGCTGATCAGCGAGGGATATTCGAACAAGCAGGGTGCGCTCCGGATGCAGATCAGCCCGCGCACCTTCGAGAGCCATCGCGCCGAGGCGATGCGGAAGCTCGGCGCGCGCAACACGGCGGACCTCGTCCGTGCGGCGCTGCTGCATTCGATCGACTGA
- a CDS encoding Hpt domain-containing protein, with amino-acid sequence MFEVTVAPAQIALDAEPAREPGAYQALVREIGKDGACEVRDVFWSDTCARLQLFRTLALAQDHGRIAREAHSLKSAAGTFGYVRLAALALRLEKTTESLGEAGFRDLLDLMDAAYSAGRAQEPSG; translated from the coding sequence ATGTTCGAAGTCACCGTCGCGCCGGCGCAGATAGCGCTTGATGCCGAGCCCGCGCGCGAGCCGGGCGCGTACCAGGCGCTGGTGCGCGAGATCGGCAAGGATGGTGCTTGCGAAGTGCGCGACGTGTTCTGGAGCGACACCTGCGCGCGCCTGCAATTGTTCCGCACGCTCGCGCTCGCGCAGGATCACGGCAGGATCGCGCGCGAAGCGCATTCGCTGAAGAGCGCGGCCGGGACGTTCGGCTATGTCAGGCTCGCGGCGCTGGCGCTGCGGCTGGAGAAGACCACGGAGAGCCTCGGCGAGGCCGGATTTCGCGACCTCCTGGACTTGATGGACGCGGCCTATTCCGCCGGGCGCGCGCAGGAGCCGTCGGGCTGA
- a CDS encoding Crp/Fnr family transcriptional regulator, with amino-acid sequence MVRSSNGFLSALSADDYELIRPHLRTGDLPHDAVLVETGETLKRAYFPHRGVISLVVELARGEHVQVAMIGRDSLLGTLSTMGDACALNTAIVLVPGSASMMDLDRLRVAADQSGTLRTLLTRHGLAVYAQVQQTAGCNAAHPVEARLSRCLLHTHDLSGDYRLLLTQEAMAQMIGARRNSVSLVANTLQQANFIHYSRGHIQILNLDGLRQTACECYATVKAQYDRLLGPR; translated from the coding sequence ATGGTGCGTTCCTCCAACGGCTTCCTGTCCGCGCTGTCGGCAGACGATTATGAATTGATCCGCCCGCACCTGCGTACGGGCGATCTGCCGCATGACGCGGTGCTGGTCGAGACCGGCGAAACGCTCAAGCGCGCCTACTTTCCTCATCGCGGCGTCATCTCGCTGGTGGTGGAGCTCGCCAGGGGCGAGCACGTGCAAGTCGCCATGATCGGCCGCGACAGCCTGCTCGGAACGCTCTCGACCATGGGGGATGCCTGCGCGCTGAACACGGCCATCGTGCTGGTTCCCGGCTCTGCCTCGATGATGGACCTCGATCGGCTGCGTGTCGCGGCCGACCAGAGCGGCACCCTGCGGACGCTGCTCACGCGTCATGGGCTGGCGGTCTACGCGCAGGTGCAGCAGACCGCGGGATGCAACGCCGCCCATCCGGTGGAGGCGCGGCTGTCGCGCTGCCTGTTGCACACCCATGACCTCTCCGGCGACTACCGGCTGCTGCTGACCCAGGAGGCGATGGCGCAGATGATCGGCGCTCGGCGGAACAGCGTGTCGCTGGTCGCCAATACCTTGCAGCAGGCGAATTTCATTCACTACAGCCGCGGACACATCCAGATCCTCAACCTGGACGGCCTGCGCCAGACGGCGTGCGAATGCTACGCCACCGTGAAGGCGCAGTATGACCGGCTGCTCGGCCCGCGCTGA
- a CDS encoding response regulator has protein sequence MRHILVVDDDPMVCMAIEVYLQRNDFRVTIAEGGEAGLRALEHEQFDLMIIDIFMPHMRGFESVRIFHERAPAVPLIAMSGYAFANLNSPAPDFLRMALELGAARCLRKPFTPHALLAAITDCLAEHRPHGDLASAARLG, from the coding sequence CTGCGCCATATTCTCGTCGTCGACGACGACCCGATGGTCTGCATGGCCATCGAGGTCTATCTCCAGCGTAACGATTTTCGGGTGACGATCGCCGAAGGAGGGGAAGCCGGACTTCGCGCGCTCGAACACGAGCAGTTCGATCTGATGATCATCGATATCTTCATGCCGCACATGCGCGGGTTCGAATCGGTTCGGATTTTTCACGAGCGGGCGCCGGCCGTTCCGCTGATTGCGATGTCCGGCTACGCGTTCGCAAATCTGAATTCGCCAGCTCCTGATTTCCTCCGGATGGCGCTGGAGCTCGGTGCGGCGCGCTGTCTGCGCAAGCCGTTCACGCCGCACGCGCTGCTCGCCGCCATCACCGATTGCCTGGCGGAACACCGTCCGCACGGCGACCTCGCCTCGGCCGCGCGCCTGGGTTAG
- a CDS encoding hybrid sensor histidine kinase/response regulator — protein MDDLLREFLTETSESLDTVDNQLVKFEQEPNNAKILDNIFRLVHTIKGTCGFLGLPRLEALAHAGETLMGKFRDGMPVTGQAVTVILSSIDRIKEILAGLEATEAEPEGTDRDLIDKLEAMVEQGMAAMAAGAVAAPVAEAPPLVPDAPAAVEAAPSSGVLADPSLERPLRPGEVSLDELERAFRETAIEVPVPVAKAEVKAEPQPAAEAPVPVAKDAAKETKAPKDKAAPKKSIADEGAGEGASIANQSIRVNVDTLEHLMTMVSELVLTRNQLLEISRRNEDTEFKVPLQRLSNVTAELQEGVMKTRMQPIGNAWQKLPRIVRDLSSELGKQIELEMHGADTELDRQVLDLIKDPLTHMVRNSADHGLETPAERLAGGKGEQGTIRLSAYHEGGHIIICIADNGRGLNTDRIKAKAISSGLVTEAELEKMSEAQIHKFIFAPGFSTAAAITSVSGRGVGMDVVRTNIDQIGGTIDIKSVAGEGSSVTIKIPLTLAIVSALIVEAAGDRFAIPQLSVVELVRARANSEHRIERIKDTAVLRLRNKLLPLIHLKKLLKIDDGAVSDPENGFIVVTQVGSQTFGIVVDGVFHTEEIVVKPMSTKLRHIDMFSGNTILGDGAVIMIIDPNGIAKALGAAGSSAHDMNNENGTHSIGSGEQTTSLLVFRAGSSQPKAVPLGLVTRLEELPADKIEFSNGRYMVQYREQLMPLVAMESVTIASQGAQPILVFSDDGRSMGLVVDEIIDIVEERLNIEVGGSSSGILGSAVIKGQATEVIDVGHFLPMAFSDWFTRKEMKPSLHSQSVLLVDDSAFFRNMLAPVLKAAGYRVRTAPTAQEGLAALRAQSFDVVLTDIEMPDMNGFEFAETIRSDSNLGAMPIIGLSALVSPAAIERGRQAGFHDYVAKFDRPGLIAALKEQTAGAAGASELSRAAA, from the coding sequence ATGGATGATCTGTTGCGGGAGTTTTTGACGGAAACCAGCGAGAGCCTGGACACCGTGGACAATCAGCTGGTGAAGTTCGAGCAGGAGCCGAACAACGCCAAGATCCTGGATAACATCTTCCGCCTGGTCCACACCATCAAGGGCACCTGCGGCTTCCTCGGATTGCCGCGCCTGGAAGCGCTGGCGCATGCCGGCGAGACGCTGATGGGCAAATTCCGTGACGGCATGCCGGTGACCGGGCAGGCGGTGACGGTGATCCTGTCCTCGATCGACCGCATCAAGGAAATTCTGGCCGGGCTGGAGGCGACCGAGGCCGAGCCCGAGGGTACCGACCGCGACCTCATCGACAAGCTGGAAGCGATGGTCGAGCAGGGCATGGCGGCCATGGCGGCCGGCGCCGTGGCTGCTCCCGTGGCCGAAGCGCCGCCGCTGGTGCCGGACGCGCCGGCTGCGGTGGAAGCCGCGCCGTCCTCCGGCGTGCTGGCCGACCCGAGCCTGGAGCGTCCGCTGCGTCCGGGCGAAGTCTCGCTCGACGAGCTCGAGCGCGCCTTCCGCGAGACCGCGATCGAAGTCCCGGTCCCCGTTGCCAAGGCTGAAGTCAAGGCCGAGCCCCAGCCTGCCGCTGAAGCCCCGGTGCCTGTTGCCAAGGACGCTGCCAAGGAGACCAAGGCGCCCAAGGACAAGGCCGCGCCGAAGAAGTCGATCGCCGACGAGGGCGCCGGCGAGGGAGCCAGCATCGCCAACCAGTCGATCCGCGTCAACGTGGATACGCTGGAGCATCTGATGACCATGGTCTCCGAGCTGGTCTTGACCCGCAACCAGCTGTTGGAGATCTCCCGCCGCAACGAGGACACCGAGTTCAAGGTGCCGTTGCAGCGGCTGTCCAACGTCACCGCCGAGCTGCAGGAAGGCGTCATGAAGACGCGCATGCAGCCGATCGGCAATGCCTGGCAGAAGCTGCCCCGCATCGTTCGCGACCTCTCGAGCGAACTCGGCAAGCAGATCGAGCTGGAGATGCACGGCGCCGACACCGAACTCGACCGCCAGGTGCTCGACCTGATCAAGGACCCGCTCACCCACATGGTGCGCAACTCCGCCGACCATGGCCTGGAGACCCCCGCCGAGCGTCTCGCCGGCGGCAAGGGCGAGCAGGGCACCATCCGCCTGTCCGCCTATCACGAGGGCGGCCACATCATCATCTGCATCGCCGACAACGGCCGTGGCCTGAACACCGACAGGATCAAGGCCAAGGCGATCTCCTCAGGGTTGGTCACTGAGGCCGAGCTCGAGAAGATGAGCGAAGCCCAGATCCACAAGTTCATCTTCGCGCCGGGCTTCTCCACCGCGGCCGCCATCACCTCGGTGTCGGGGCGTGGCGTCGGCATGGACGTGGTGCGCACCAATATCGACCAGATCGGCGGCACCATCGACATCAAGTCGGTCGCCGGTGAAGGTTCCTCCGTCACCATCAAGATCCCGCTGACGCTCGCCATCGTCTCCGCGCTGATCGTGGAAGCCGCCGGCGACCGCTTTGCGATCCCGCAGCTCTCCGTGGTCGAGCTGGTGCGGGCCCGCGCCAATTCGGAGCACCGCATCGAGCGCATCAAGGACACCGCGGTGCTCAGGCTGCGCAACAAGCTGCTGCCGCTGATCCACCTCAAGAAGCTCTTGAAGATCGACGACGGCGCCGTCTCCGATCCCGAGAACGGCTTCATCGTGGTGACGCAGGTCGGCAGCCAGACCTTCGGCATCGTCGTCGACGGCGTGTTCCACACCGAAGAAATCGTGGTCAAGCCGATGTCGACGAAACTGCGTCACATCGACATGTTCTCGGGCAATACCATCCTGGGCGACGGCGCGGTCATCATGATCATCGACCCCAACGGCATTGCCAAGGCGCTCGGCGCCGCCGGCTCCTCGGCCCATGACATGAACAACGAGAACGGGACGCACAGCATTGGAAGCGGCGAGCAGACCACCTCGTTGCTGGTGTTCCGCGCCGGCTCGTCCCAGCCCAAGGCGGTCCCGCTCGGGCTCGTCACGCGCCTCGAAGAGCTGCCGGCCGACAAGATCGAGTTCTCGAACGGCCGCTACATGGTGCAGTACCGCGAGCAGCTGATGCCGCTCGTCGCCATGGAGAGCGTCACCATCGCGAGCCAGGGCGCCCAGCCGATCCTGGTGTTCTCCGACGACGGCCGCTCCATGGGCCTCGTCGTCGACGAGATCATCGACATCGTCGAGGAACGGCTCAACATCGAGGTCGGCGGATCCTCCTCCGGCATTCTCGGCTCGGCCGTGATCAAGGGCCAGGCCACCGAAGTGATCGACGTCGGCCACTTCCTGCCGATGGCGTTCTCCGACTGGTTCACCCGCAAGGAGATGAAGCCGTCGCTGCATTCGCAATCGGTGCTGCTGGTCGACGATTCGGCGTTCTTCCGCAACATGCTGGCCCCGGTGCTCAAGGCGGCCGGCTACCGCGTCCGTACCGCGCCGACCGCGCAGGAGGGCCTGGCTGCGCTGCGCGCGCAGAGCTTCGACGTGGTCCTGACCGACATCGAGATGCCCGACATGAACGGGTTCGAGTTTGCCGAGACCATCCGCTCCGATAGCAATCTGGGTGCGATGCCGATCATCGGGCTCTCCGCGCTGGTGTCGCCGGCGGCGATCGAGCGCGGCCGTCAAGCCGGCTTCCACGACTATGTCGCCAAGTTCGACCGTCCCGGTCTGATCGCGGCGCTGAAGGAACAGACCGCGGGCGCCGCCGGTGCCTCCGAGCTGAGCCGCGCAGCCGCCTAA
- a CDS encoding chemotaxis protein CheW, whose protein sequence is MTKKTQSGEGAMVEYVTAMIGGQLFGLPISRVQDVFMPERVTRVPLSSREIAGVLNLRGRIVTVVDMRARLGLPKPEDGKIPMAVGVDLRGESYGLLIDQIGEVLRLAEDGMEENPVNLDPRMAKLAGGVHRLDGQLMVVLDVDRVLELKTEVQLAA, encoded by the coding sequence ATGACCAAGAAGACCCAGTCCGGCGAAGGCGCCATGGTCGAATACGTCACCGCGATGATCGGCGGCCAGCTGTTCGGTCTGCCGATCTCCCGCGTCCAGGACGTGTTCATGCCCGAGCGCGTCACCCGCGTGCCGCTGTCCTCGCGCGAGATCGCGGGCGTGCTGAACCTGCGCGGCCGCATCGTCACCGTGGTCGACATGCGCGCCCGGCTCGGCCTGCCCAAGCCCGAGGACGGCAAGATCCCGATGGCGGTCGGCGTCGACCTGCGCGGTGAATCCTATGGCCTCCTGATCGACCAGATCGGCGAAGTGCTGCGGCTTGCCGAGGACGGCATGGAAGAAAACCCCGTCAATCTCGACCCCCGCATGGCCAAGCTCGCCGGCGGTGTCCACCGTCTCGACGGCCAGCTCATGGTCGTCCTCGATGTCGACCGCGTCCTCGAGCTCAAGACCGAAGTGCAATTGGCTGCGTGA
- a CDS encoding response regulator → MKTCLVVDDSSVVRKIARRILEGLEFEVTEAEDGSKALEVCQHKLPDAVLLDWNMPVMDGFEFMGHMRRLPGGDQPKVVFCTTENNVAHIAQALSGGANEYIMKPFDKDIIADKFAEVGLIPVGQAMV, encoded by the coding sequence ATGAAGACGTGTTTGGTGGTCGATGATTCCAGCGTCGTGCGCAAGATCGCACGCCGGATCCTAGAAGGCCTGGAATTCGAAGTCACGGAGGCCGAGGACGGTTCCAAGGCGCTCGAGGTCTGTCAGCACAAGCTGCCCGACGCTGTGCTGCTGGACTGGAACATGCCGGTAATGGACGGCTTCGAGTTCATGGGCCACATGCGCCGCCTGCCGGGCGGCGACCAGCCCAAGGTCGTGTTCTGCACCACTGAAAACAACGTGGCTCATATCGCTCAGGCGCTCAGCGGCGGCGCCAACGAGTACATCATGAAGCCCTTCGACAAAGACATCATCGCCGACAAATTCGCTGAAGTCGGATTGATTCCGGTCGGACAAGCCATGGTCTGA
- a CDS encoding protein-glutamate O-methyltransferase CheR translates to MTPTEYEYLRKFLRDHSGLDLSADKQYLIESRLLPLARKAGISGIGELVQKLQGAGSGALVTSVVEAMTTNETFFFRDKVPFDHFRDTIMPEIIKARAGRRSVRIWCAAGSTGQEPYSLAMSLKEMGAALTGWRVEIIATDLSQEVLEKAKAGIYSQFEVQRGLPIQMLMKYFKQTGETWQINPELRAMIQHRQLNLLHDFAQLGTFDVIFCRNVLIYFDQDTKISIFNRLARQIEGDGFLVLGAAETVVGLTDTFRPIPEKRGLYKPNDPRAAAAKPALAGAAPRVAVMAGR, encoded by the coding sequence GTGACCCCGACCGAGTATGAGTATCTGCGTAAGTTCCTGAGGGATCATTCCGGGCTCGATCTGTCCGCAGACAAGCAATATCTGATTGAAAGCCGGCTGTTGCCTTTGGCGCGCAAGGCCGGCATCTCCGGCATCGGCGAGCTCGTGCAGAAGCTGCAAGGCGCTGGCTCGGGCGCGCTCGTCACCAGCGTGGTCGAGGCGATGACCACCAACGAGACCTTCTTCTTTCGCGACAAGGTCCCGTTCGATCATTTCCGCGACACCATCATGCCGGAGATCATCAAGGCTCGCGCCGGCCGCCGCAGCGTGCGCATCTGGTGCGCCGCCGGCTCGACCGGGCAGGAGCCCTATTCGCTGGCGATGAGCCTGAAGGAGATGGGTGCGGCCCTGACCGGCTGGCGCGTCGAGATCATCGCGACCGACCTGTCGCAGGAGGTGCTCGAGAAGGCCAAGGCCGGCATCTACAGCCAGTTCGAAGTGCAGCGCGGCCTGCCGATCCAGATGCTGATGAAATATTTCAAGCAGACCGGCGAGACCTGGCAGATCAACCCCGAGCTCCGGGCGATGATCCAGCACCGGCAACTCAATCTGCTGCACGATTTCGCTCAGCTCGGCACCTTCGACGTCATCTTCTGCCGCAACGTGTTGATCTATTTCGACCAGGACACCAAGATCAGCATCTTCAACCGGCTGGCTCGTCAGATCGAGGGAGACGGCTTCCTGGTGCTGGGCGCGGCCGAAACGGTGGTCGGGCTGACCGACACGTTCAGGCCGATTCCGGAGAAGCGCGGTCTCTACAAGCCGAACGACCCGCGCGCTGCGGCCGCCAAACCGGCTCTTGCCGGCGCAGCACCGCGCGTAGCGGTCATGGCGGGACGATAG
- a CDS encoding response regulator produces MPRSSFSPLPSNLPDGAERRALQLLVVDDDATQRSLITVAAKQAGHEVTVAPSVAEAIEKLRTARFDCVTLDLVLEDGDGIDVLGEMAKAKFGGAVIVVSGMDGKRRSAARSFARSVGIELQSLPKPLDLAALRISLANLSKTAMGLPAIHTWGGVATDAIVERHRA; encoded by the coding sequence ATGCCCAGAAGCTCTTTCTCACCTCTCCCGTCAAACCTGCCCGACGGCGCCGAGCGGCGCGCACTTCAGCTTCTGGTGGTCGACGACGACGCCACGCAGCGCAGCCTGATCACGGTCGCGGCCAAGCAGGCCGGCCACGAAGTCACCGTGGCGCCGTCCGTGGCCGAAGCGATCGAGAAACTCCGCACTGCGCGCTTCGACTGCGTGACACTCGATCTCGTGCTGGAGGATGGCGACGGCATCGACGTGCTGGGTGAGATGGCGAAGGCGAAATTTGGCGGCGCCGTGATCGTCGTCAGCGGCATGGATGGCAAGCGCCGCAGCGCCGCCCGCAGCTTCGCCCGTTCCGTCGGAATCGAGCTCCAGAGCCTGCCCAAGCCGCTGGATCTCGCCGCGTTGCGCATCAGCCTCGCCAATCTCAGCAAGACCGCAATGGGCCTGCCGGCGATCCACACCTGGGGTGGTGTCGCCACCGACGCGATCGTGGAGCGACACCGCGCCTGA
- a CDS encoding response regulator transcription factor — MAEQSSRGEIFVVDDDAAVRDTLSMVLKAAGYEVICFADGAALLSVARSRTPAAVLLDVHIPGKSGLDILNELHGEDYPAPIFMISGQGDIAMAVGAIKSGALDFIEKPFRGSEIVGRLDEAIGAYARRQSENAAPKFGSLHFPGREPLTRREREVLEQFAAGASNKEAGRTLGISPRTIEDHRANIMKKLGARNAADLIRIVMTAAQRAS, encoded by the coding sequence ATGGCCGAACAAAGCTCTCGCGGTGAAATCTTCGTGGTCGACGACGACGCTGCCGTTCGCGACACCTTGTCGATGGTGTTGAAGGCGGCGGGCTATGAGGTGATCTGTTTTGCGGACGGCGCAGCATTGCTCTCCGTCGCGCGAAGCCGCACACCTGCAGCGGTCCTGCTCGACGTGCACATTCCCGGCAAGTCGGGCCTCGACATTCTCAATGAGCTGCACGGGGAAGACTATCCGGCACCGATCTTCATGATCTCTGGACAGGGCGATATCGCGATGGCGGTGGGGGCCATCAAGAGCGGCGCGCTCGACTTCATCGAGAAGCCGTTCCGCGGCAGCGAGATCGTCGGCCGGCTCGACGAGGCGATCGGTGCCTATGCACGCAGGCAGTCGGAGAACGCGGCGCCGAAGTTCGGCTCGCTGCACTTCCCCGGGCGCGAGCCGTTGACGCGCAGGGAGCGCGAGGTGCTCGAGCAGTTCGCCGCCGGCGCCTCCAACAAGGAGGCCGGCCGCACGCTCGGCATCAGCCCGCGCACCATCGAGGACCACCGCGCCAACATCATGAAGAAGCTCGGCGCGCGCAACGCCGCCGATTTGATCCGCATCGTGATGACCGCGGCCCAGCGCGCGTCGTAA